A window of the Chloroflexus sp. Y-396-1 genome harbors these coding sequences:
- a CDS encoding ABC transporter ATP-binding protein has translation MNAIECYKLSRRFRSLIAVDQLDLSIPVGTIFGFLGPNGAGKTTTVRMLCALIAPSTGSARVAGFDIQTEAEAVRANTGILTETPGLYDSLSAMENLTFFARLYGLSSVQATERATYYLRLFELWDRRNEPVGGFSKGMRQKLAIARALLHDPAVLFLDEPTSGLDPAAARAVRDLIKSLRASGRTIFLTTHNLAEADELCDLIAVFRTRLISLDTPTNLRTRLFGRGVQVKLAGPAASLVTIVQALPFVIDVTADEQTLFIRLTDPERDNPMLVRALVAAGADICYLEPFTPSLETVYLELMQESVEVGT, from the coding sequence ATGAATGCTATCGAATGCTATAAACTCAGTCGGCGTTTTCGGTCCCTGATTGCAGTAGACCAGCTCGATCTCTCCATTCCGGTTGGTACAATCTTTGGCTTTCTTGGTCCTAACGGCGCCGGTAAGACGACCACCGTGCGGATGCTGTGCGCCCTGATAGCACCTTCCACTGGCAGCGCCCGCGTGGCTGGTTTTGACATCCAGACCGAGGCTGAGGCAGTACGGGCAAATACCGGTATTTTGACTGAAACACCTGGTCTTTACGATTCGCTCAGCGCGATGGAGAATTTGACCTTTTTTGCTCGTCTCTACGGACTTTCAAGCGTGCAAGCAACTGAGCGCGCAACTTATTATTTGCGTCTTTTCGAGCTTTGGGATAGGCGAAATGAACCGGTTGGTGGATTCTCAAAAGGCATGCGCCAGAAACTGGCGATTGCGCGTGCCTTGTTGCACGATCCGGCAGTGCTCTTTCTCGACGAACCAACTTCTGGGCTCGATCCGGCAGCGGCGCGGGCCGTGCGCGATCTGATCAAGTCGTTACGGGCAAGTGGCCGTACCATCTTTCTTACAACTCACAACCTAGCGGAAGCTGATGAGTTGTGCGACTTGATCGCAGTGTTTCGCACGCGGCTGATTTCGCTTGATACACCAACTAATCTCCGCACCCGGCTGTTTGGCCGCGGTGTGCAAGTCAAGCTGGCTGGCCCGGCTGCATCGCTGGTAACAATCGTGCAAGCATTACCATTTGTCATCGACGTGACAGCCGACGAGCAGACTCTTTTTATTCGTCTGACCGATCCTGAACGTGATAATCCGATGTTGGTACGGGCGTTAGTTGCAGCCGGTGCCGATATTTGCTATCTTGAACCTTTTACACCATCACTTGAAACCGTTTATCTTGAGCTGATGCAAGAGAGCGTGGAGGTTGGTACGTAG
- a CDS encoding ABC transporter permease subunit yields MIRWERVKVIIDKEWLELRRSRSLLAGMLLPPLLLPLFTLGLIFAMGIVSDPDTADIPAVAVDPTLANLSLEALAQVIFGRQFSVLFLLLPMIIPNVLASYSIVGEKNRRTLEPLLAAPITVSELLVGKVLAAVIPGILLTWLCATIFAIGLVLVVVDPVVPTLVFQPGWLIMLIFASPLLAAISVALTVMISSRVNDPRSAQQIAGVLIVPVMLLFFGQMLGLFVLDVMMGLNFSLVLSLLAIGLIWLAAKVFQREEILTRWR; encoded by the coding sequence ATGATTCGTTGGGAACGGGTCAAGGTCATTATTGACAAAGAGTGGCTAGAACTGCGCCGTTCACGCAGTTTACTGGCGGGGATGTTGTTGCCGCCACTCCTCCTTCCGCTGTTCACGCTTGGGCTTATATTTGCGATGGGGATTGTTAGTGATCCCGACACAGCCGACATTCCGGCGGTAGCGGTTGATCCAACCCTGGCAAATCTGTCACTCGAAGCACTGGCCCAGGTCATCTTCGGACGGCAATTTTCCGTTCTCTTTCTCTTGTTGCCGATGATTATTCCGAATGTACTGGCTTCATACAGCATTGTGGGCGAGAAGAATCGGCGGACGCTTGAGCCATTGTTAGCGGCGCCAATTACGGTAAGCGAGTTACTGGTAGGAAAAGTACTGGCAGCGGTTATTCCCGGTATTCTACTGACATGGCTCTGTGCCACGATTTTCGCCATCGGCCTGGTGCTGGTCGTGGTTGATCCGGTGGTGCCAACACTTGTTTTCCAGCCTGGCTGGTTGATCATGCTCATTTTCGCCAGTCCACTCCTGGCAGCAATTTCGGTGGCGCTTACCGTCATGATCTCCTCACGAGTAAATGATCCGCGAAGTGCGCAGCAGATCGCCGGGGTTCTGATTGTGCCGGTCATGTTGCTCTTCTTCGGTCAGATGTTGGGTCTTTTTGTGCTTGATGTTATGATGGGTTTGAACTTCTCGCTAGTGTTATCTCTCCTTGCCATCGGTCTGATCTGGTTAGCAGCGAAAGTATTTCAGCGTGAGGAAATTCTCACTCGTTGGCGCTAA
- a CDS encoding GAF domain-containing protein — MEVTSRPMYEVLTSQPPDLIGAIRETIPSIGMLIDALEQRTDPAVRLSLLRQIGAEWYTCGGTAEVLTELGLHLAAHLPMAQGIVVSELLLAFGAAQEEQRTREWEARLVARATQLDGLHRIISAANSTLDLDSSLQTVAETVAQVMNVEACSIYLYDKHRDELVLRATHGLNRAAVGQVVARLGEGVTGWAAQLGYPVAVHDVHKDPRYQREPQLGEELFRSMLAVPIVLFSAERFQFSADKLQGVINVQTIVPRDFTQEEISFVETAAGELAFFIANAKLYQQTDERLHQKLRELTTLQQVSKSIAEQIGLQDVLNLIVEKAVDLSKVDRASIFQVGEDGKLKLVASYGGEGDGVRDLIIQTVRDGRPLAVMNAYQDARFPQLPAVAREENFYSLFCMPLRARGRTIGGICLYRREPHLFDYEQVRLLNTFADEAAIAIENARLYEESLRALRIKSALLQEMHHRVRNNLQTIAALLAMQLRRLDPTSPGAKALRESAARIQAIAAIHNLLSRDDIGVTTVSAVARQVIESVQSTLFETDIRVDFAFLGDEVRIGSRDATVLALVINELIDNALTHGLGVEGGRIEVEAVLKHGQVMVEVRDDGPKHPPPPSRQSSGLGLQIIETLVKGDLNGSFSLTRDVEAGWTRARICFPQRIIDEERIEV, encoded by the coding sequence ATGGAAGTGACGTCCCGGCCCATGTACGAGGTATTGACCTCACAACCACCTGATTTGATAGGGGCAATCCGTGAGACAATACCGTCGATTGGCATGTTGATCGATGCACTTGAGCAACGCACCGATCCGGCGGTACGTCTAAGCCTGCTCCGTCAGATTGGTGCCGAGTGGTACACCTGTGGTGGAACGGCTGAGGTATTGACCGAGTTGGGTTTGCATCTTGCGGCTCACCTCCCAATGGCACAAGGGATTGTTGTGAGTGAGTTACTACTAGCCTTCGGAGCCGCTCAGGAGGAGCAACGCACCCGCGAATGGGAAGCCCGGCTGGTGGCGCGGGCAACCCAGCTCGATGGTTTGCATCGGATTATTTCGGCAGCCAATTCAACCCTCGACCTGGACTCTTCACTGCAAACGGTCGCCGAGACGGTAGCCCAGGTGATGAATGTGGAGGCCTGTTCGATCTACCTCTACGACAAACACCGTGATGAGCTGGTCTTACGGGCAACGCACGGCTTAAATCGAGCGGCGGTTGGGCAGGTCGTGGCCCGCCTCGGCGAAGGAGTGACCGGTTGGGCAGCGCAGTTGGGTTATCCCGTAGCTGTACACGACGTACATAAAGATCCACGTTACCAACGGGAACCACAACTCGGTGAAGAGCTGTTCCGCTCGATGCTGGCAGTACCGATTGTGCTCTTCTCAGCCGAGCGGTTTCAATTTAGTGCCGATAAATTGCAAGGCGTTATTAACGTCCAGACGATTGTGCCACGCGATTTTACCCAAGAAGAGATATCGTTTGTTGAGACAGCAGCCGGCGAACTTGCGTTTTTTATTGCAAATGCCAAACTCTATCAGCAAACCGATGAACGGTTACATCAGAAGTTGCGCGAGTTGACAACCCTGCAACAGGTATCGAAGTCGATTGCCGAGCAAATTGGGCTGCAAGATGTGCTCAATTTGATCGTCGAGAAGGCCGTTGATCTCTCAAAAGTCGACCGGGCGTCAATTTTCCAGGTAGGCGAGGATGGCAAGTTGAAACTGGTTGCCAGTTATGGTGGAGAGGGCGATGGGGTACGCGATCTGATTATTCAGACGGTACGTGATGGCCGACCGCTGGCGGTGATGAACGCCTATCAAGATGCACGGTTTCCACAACTACCGGCAGTCGCTCGTGAAGAGAATTTTTATTCACTCTTCTGTATGCCGTTGCGGGCTAGAGGCCGTACCATCGGTGGCATTTGTCTCTATCGTCGTGAGCCACATCTGTTTGATTACGAACAGGTGCGGCTCCTGAATACCTTTGCCGATGAAGCAGCGATTGCCATTGAGAACGCACGTCTGTACGAAGAGAGTCTACGTGCGTTACGAATCAAATCGGCTTTGTTGCAAGAAATGCACCATCGAGTGCGCAATAATCTGCAAACAATTGCCGCCCTACTCGCTATGCAGTTGCGTCGGCTCGATCCGACCAGTCCTGGCGCAAAAGCGCTCCGTGAGAGTGCCGCTCGTATTCAGGCAATTGCGGCCATTCATAATCTCCTCTCGCGCGACGACATTGGCGTAACCACTGTCAGTGCGGTGGCTCGTCAAGTGATCGAGAGCGTGCAAAGCACTCTCTTCGAGACGGATATTCGAGTTGACTTCGCCTTTCTTGGTGATGAGGTGCGCATTGGTTCGCGCGATGCAACTGTGTTAGCGTTGGTCATTAACGAGCTGATTGACAATGCTTTGACACACGGGCTAGGTGTTGAAGGTGGTCGGATCGAAGTTGAAGCCGTGTTAAAGCATGGGCAGGTTATGGTTGAAGTACGCGATGACGGGCCGAAACATCCGCCGCCACCATCACGACAGAGCAGTGGTCTGGGTTTACAAATTATTGAAACGCTTGTCAAGGGTGATTTGAACGGCTCGTTTAGTCTGACTCGTGATGTCGAAGCGGGCTGGACACGAGCACGGATCTGTTTTCCGCAACGCATCATCGATGAGGAACGGATTGAGGTCTAA
- a CDS encoding TerC family protein yields MEPTIWAWIGFHAVIFLVLALDLGLFHRHSHKVSLREAGLWTLVWITLSLAFNGLIWWWRGPEDGLNFLTGYLVEYSLSVDNIFVFVLLFSYFRVPPQYQHRILFWGILGALIMRGTMILLGSALVARFEWILYLFGLFLLVTGIRLIFQDDEPEVDPQRNLLVRLARRVLPITTETHGDRFFVHEQGRYNATPLFLVLLIVESTDLLFAVDSIPAIFGITHDPFIVYTSNICAILGLRSLYFLLAGVMESFYYLRFGLAIILSFIGVKMLTPLITGWFLGGHGLHIPTTASLSVIVVTLLVSVIASIIRSHRLAHVIDSH; encoded by the coding sequence GTGGAACCGACAATCTGGGCGTGGATTGGCTTTCACGCAGTCATTTTTCTCGTTTTAGCGCTCGATCTTGGTCTCTTCCACCGTCATTCGCACAAAGTTTCTCTTCGTGAAGCCGGATTATGGACACTGGTCTGGATCACGTTGTCACTGGCGTTCAACGGCCTGATCTGGTGGTGGCGTGGCCCTGAAGATGGCTTGAATTTTCTTACCGGCTACCTGGTAGAGTATTCGTTAAGCGTTGATAATATTTTTGTATTTGTGCTCCTGTTTAGCTACTTCCGCGTGCCACCGCAATATCAACACCGAATCCTCTTTTGGGGCATTTTAGGTGCTCTGATCATGCGTGGAACGATGATCTTGCTCGGATCGGCATTAGTTGCACGATTTGAGTGGATTCTCTACCTGTTTGGTCTCTTTTTGTTGGTTACCGGCATCCGCTTAATTTTTCAGGATGATGAGCCTGAAGTCGACCCGCAACGAAATCTTCTAGTACGACTGGCACGACGAGTCCTGCCAATCACCACTGAGACGCACGGCGACCGTTTCTTCGTTCATGAGCAAGGTCGTTATAATGCAACACCGCTCTTCCTTGTGTTGTTGATTGTCGAAAGTACTGATCTTCTGTTTGCCGTTGACTCTATTCCGGCCATTTTCGGCATCACCCACGATCCATTTATCGTCTATACCTCAAATATCTGCGCTATTCTGGGCCTCCGTTCACTCTATTTTCTGCTAGCTGGCGTGATGGAGTCGTTCTACTACCTGCGCTTTGGGCTGGCCATTATTCTGTCGTTCATTGGGGTCAAGATGTTAACACCGCTCATTACCGGCTGGTTTTTGGGCGGTCATGGTCTACACATCCCCACCACCGCCTCGCTATCGGTCATCGTCGTGACGCTGTTGGTATCGGTGATCGCATCAATTATCCGTTCGCACCGCTTGGCTCACGTAATCGACTCGCACTAA
- a CDS encoding peptidoglycan recognition family protein produces the protein MPDFPTEGSPPFINRMLTVTEWRDYVANYDFGKLAPSRLVLHHTYRPDEASWRGLTTMRGIQRFYAGKGWTAGPHIFAGPDGIWLATPMSQIGIHAGTGNGSLAKGWYSIGLEMVGYFDKVLPSGKVWEHSLAVMGELSRRLKIPPRQLISFHRDYTNQKSCPGWAVTKEWVWSQVEAYLNNTTPPVVPPGQIGTPTPDDERLIEVLLEEGYKHKTNGQGYNADWAFHVYALEHQLGMPMGPSARLKVDGKEYNYQPFARDTLYCEVPNWGDVKTLSELLAGSIPAGGLGRALLEATYQAGGSPFRPDWAFHQYAVAQRLGPPVGKSAQITVDGKQYAYQAFAVDTLYNPVPNWKDVRRLSQIGTATDPATMKLRDALLTETYKQAGTTYRPDWAFHQLARQWAIGVPLANSYQITLEQTTYALQPFALDVLYNVVPKWSEVKRLSDLARQHGMPVLGTAIPTEPVTTGARLTTTAQPPIDGEMTIIQITPPALAFSERGGERVSMVVLHAIPGAVTDTIAAMTDFHARFATHYLIGLDGRIYHLVDETKAAWHAGFAISSGIRYNLNRISIGIALERPAGWPTTSSVGDTVAQIHALCWLLRQLDARYQLSPDAIVLWTSLAGSDDEALIGLPLESLREALK, from the coding sequence ATGCCCGACTTTCCGACCGAAGGTTCACCACCGTTCATCAACCGGATGCTGACCGTCACCGAATGGCGAGACTACGTCGCTAACTATGATTTTGGTAAACTTGCACCGAGCCGCCTGGTCTTACACCACACCTACCGGCCAGATGAGGCTTCATGGCGTGGTTTAACAACCATGCGCGGGATTCAGCGATTTTACGCTGGAAAAGGCTGGACGGCTGGCCCCCATATTTTCGCCGGTCCCGATGGTATCTGGCTGGCCACGCCAATGTCGCAGATCGGGATTCACGCAGGCACCGGCAATGGATCGCTTGCCAAAGGCTGGTATTCGATAGGCCTTGAGATGGTCGGCTATTTCGATAAGGTCTTACCATCAGGGAAGGTCTGGGAGCATTCGCTGGCCGTGATGGGAGAACTCTCGCGCCGTCTGAAGATACCACCGCGGCAGTTGATCTCGTTTCACCGCGACTATACCAATCAGAAGAGCTGTCCTGGCTGGGCAGTCACAAAAGAGTGGGTGTGGTCACAGGTAGAAGCGTATCTCAATAACACCACACCGCCTGTCGTACCACCTGGTCAGATTGGCACCCCAACACCTGATGATGAACGATTGATCGAAGTGCTGCTCGAAGAGGGATACAAGCATAAGACAAACGGTCAGGGTTACAACGCCGATTGGGCCTTCCACGTCTACGCCCTCGAACATCAGCTTGGGATGCCAATGGGACCAAGCGCACGCCTGAAAGTAGACGGAAAAGAATACAACTATCAACCGTTTGCCCGCGACACACTCTACTGTGAAGTACCTAACTGGGGCGACGTGAAGACGCTTAGTGAGTTGCTTGCTGGAAGTATTCCCGCAGGTGGTCTAGGACGGGCACTTCTGGAGGCAACTTATCAGGCTGGTGGTTCGCCGTTCCGCCCCGATTGGGCCTTTCATCAATACGCTGTTGCTCAACGATTAGGGCCACCGGTTGGCAAAAGTGCGCAGATCACGGTTGACGGGAAGCAGTATGCGTACCAGGCGTTTGCAGTTGATACCCTTTACAATCCGGTACCCAATTGGAAAGACGTGCGCCGGTTGAGTCAGATTGGTACAGCCACTGATCCGGCGACGATGAAACTCCGTGACGCACTGCTGACGGAAACTTACAAACAAGCCGGGACAACCTATCGACCCGATTGGGCGTTTCATCAACTGGCCCGGCAGTGGGCTATCGGTGTTCCACTGGCGAATAGCTATCAGATCACGCTCGAACAGACAACCTACGCTCTGCAACCATTTGCACTAGACGTTCTCTACAATGTGGTACCGAAGTGGAGCGAGGTGAAGCGTCTGAGTGACCTGGCCCGGCAGCACGGAATGCCGGTGTTGGGAACAGCAATACCAACAGAACCGGTCACAACCGGTGCCCGATTGACAACAACCGCTCAACCACCTATTGATGGTGAAATGACCATCATCCAGATAACACCGCCAGCACTGGCTTTCAGTGAGCGCGGTGGCGAGCGCGTAAGTATGGTTGTTCTGCACGCAATTCCCGGCGCCGTAACAGACACCATCGCCGCGATGACCGATTTTCATGCGCGCTTCGCCACTCATTACCTAATTGGACTCGATGGACGGATCTATCATCTGGTTGATGAAACCAAGGCAGCATGGCACGCTGGTTTCGCCATCAGCAGTGGAATACGTTACAACCTAAACCGGATCAGTATTGGAATTGCGCTTGAACGACCAGCCGGATGGCCAACGACAAGCAGCGTGGGTGATACCGTTGCACAGATACATGCACTCTGCTGGTTACTGCGTCAGCTCGATGCCCGCTACCAGTTGTCACCCGATGCAATTGTACTCTGGACGAGTCTGGCCGGTAGTGATGATGAAGCACTGATAGGATTGCCGCTGGAGAGTCTGCGCGAAGCGTTGAAGTAA
- a CDS encoding choice-of-anchor Q domain-containing protein produces MNQPGWRWLTGLLFILALFLAPTAPVRAGPKVVGDGTATSCTATALVTAVAGGGEISFNCGAVPHTIVLSTPLTINAPQTIIDGGGLITLQGGGGRIIDHFTIGNIGSSRLELRNLTLIGGRASGGGTDQSAVNGSGGAIRSYFAAANPAYTPTLVIDRVIFRDNQTTLTAVPAGKDAYDYGGGAIYSRGGAVIVTNSRFEGNHANNGAGGAIHLLQSSLLVEDSVFVGNTAIGARPQDSLGGAISADGLGGANRTLRIVRCRFQDNRAYNSGGAIHANLYEDSSSFEVIDSSFVDNAVIGGSRGQGGAIGGGGTNIGAGTGNPVVLISGSLFHANRAQRTPGADANPREDGSGGAIAFPQQVRLRIVNSTFVANRAEGTGINANGGALYVLNNRPEPFVIESSTFAGNYAGWVGGAISHSGNGSVSNSLFAYNTADNGGNGWRIQQHCSRELTHDGLSLQYPPRLTSANFWNDVTCFAGKSAPTQTGDSQFRDPLLQPLRNNGGPTLTMAILTDSPARDAGSGCPATDQRGISRPQLNACDLGAFELHVSLIATPPLVTRNQPPPLLFLHGVDFTSSTQAFINGQARSTTLLSSQQLQVTLTITDVANLGSLSITLSGPGSAIGAAEVLVVDTVYSAYLPMIITN; encoded by the coding sequence ATGAATCAACCAGGCTGGCGATGGCTTACGGGTTTGTTATTCATCCTTGCACTGTTCCTGGCGCCGACAGCACCGGTCAGGGCAGGGCCAAAGGTGGTTGGCGATGGTACAGCAACCAGTTGCACGGCAACAGCCCTCGTCACAGCAGTTGCAGGTGGTGGTGAGATTTCGTTCAACTGTGGTGCGGTACCTCATACTATCGTGCTATCCACACCATTGACGATTAATGCCCCTCAGACCATTATTGATGGTGGAGGTCTGATTACTTTACAAGGCGGTGGAGGGCGAATTATTGACCACTTCACTATCGGAAATATTGGTTCCAGTCGCCTTGAGCTGCGCAACCTGACCCTTATCGGTGGACGAGCTAGCGGAGGTGGTACCGATCAATCGGCTGTAAACGGCAGTGGTGGTGCAATACGAAGCTATTTTGCGGCAGCCAACCCTGCCTATACTCCCACGCTGGTGATTGATCGAGTCATTTTTCGTGATAATCAAACAACCCTGACGGCTGTGCCAGCAGGAAAGGACGCCTACGATTACGGCGGTGGGGCAATCTACAGTCGGGGAGGAGCCGTGATCGTAACAAACAGCCGCTTCGAGGGGAATCATGCAAACAACGGCGCCGGTGGCGCAATCCATCTGCTGCAAAGCAGTCTGCTAGTTGAAGATAGTGTGTTTGTGGGTAACACAGCTATCGGCGCCCGACCGCAAGATAGTCTGGGAGGTGCAATCTCGGCTGATGGGCTAGGTGGAGCAAATCGCACCTTACGCATCGTCCGCTGTCGCTTCCAGGATAACCGGGCTTACAATTCTGGCGGCGCAATCCATGCTAATCTGTACGAAGATAGTAGCAGCTTTGAAGTCATTGATAGCTCTTTCGTTGATAACGCGGTGATAGGCGGGAGTCGTGGACAAGGCGGCGCCATTGGCGGTGGTGGTACAAATATTGGTGCGGGTACCGGCAATCCAGTGGTATTGATCAGTGGCAGTCTGTTTCACGCTAATCGAGCCCAGCGTACACCAGGAGCCGATGCAAACCCGCGTGAAGATGGTTCGGGTGGAGCAATTGCCTTTCCGCAACAGGTTCGTCTGCGCATTGTCAATTCAACTTTCGTTGCTAATCGCGCAGAAGGAACCGGTATCAATGCAAACGGTGGTGCGCTTTACGTGCTGAACAACCGTCCTGAGCCGTTTGTTATTGAGTCCAGCACATTTGCCGGGAATTATGCCGGTTGGGTTGGTGGCGCAATCAGTCATTCGGGAAACGGCAGTGTCAGCAACAGTCTCTTTGCCTACAATACTGCCGACAACGGTGGTAATGGCTGGAGGATTCAGCAGCATTGTTCGCGTGAGCTAACGCATGATGGTCTTAGCCTACAATATCCACCTCGCCTCACTAGCGCTAATTTCTGGAACGATGTGACCTGTTTTGCAGGGAAGAGTGCCCCAACTCAGACTGGTGATAGTCAATTTCGTGATCCATTGCTTCAACCACTGCGTAATAACGGTGGACCGACTCTGACGATGGCCATTCTCACCGACAGCCCGGCGCGTGATGCTGGCAGTGGCTGTCCAGCAACCGACCAGCGTGGGATAAGCCGTCCGCAGCTTAACGCCTGTGATCTTGGCGCCTTTGAATTACACGTGTCTTTGATCGCTACTCCACCGTTAGTTACTCGTAATCAGCCCCCACCGCTACTTTTCTTACACGGGGTGGATTTTACCAGCTCAACTCAGGCCTTCATCAACGGACAAGCACGTTCGACTACATTGCTCAGTAGCCAGCAATTACAGGTCACATTGACTATCACCGATGTTGCTAATCTGGGTTCGCTAAGCATTACTCTAAGCGGCCCTGGTAGCGCAATTGGTGCAGCAGAAGTGTTGGTCGTTGATACAGTTTATAGTGCCTATCTACCGATGATTATCACGAACTAA
- a CDS encoding PstS family phosphate ABC transporter substrate-binding protein, with translation MVRNVKRWIYGLMLMALIVPVIAACGGQPTAQPTAAPAPTAAPAPTAAPAPTAAPAPTAAPAPTAAPDSGLASLSGDILIDGSSTVYPVTAAAAEEFSKLAPNVRVSVGISGTGGGFKKFCNGETDISNASRPIRQEEQEACAKNGIEFIELPVAYDGLSVIISPQNNWVTCLTVAELKKMWEPEAQGVITNWKQIRDSFPDRPLVLFGAGTDSGTFDYFTEAINGKAKASRGDYQATEDDNVTIVGVSGDVNAIGYLGYAYVVENPGKIKPIAIDGGKGCVEPSFETIANGTYIPLSRPLFIYVNKKAAERPEVQAFVNYYLSPEFTPIIQTPQVGYVKLSDQLYTAIAKRFNDRVVGTLVRPGEEVGLTLDRYLTGELPSSVPTFDYTKLSGDILIDGSSTVYPVTAAAAEEFSKLAPNVRVSVGISGTGGGFKKFCNGETDISNASRPIRQEEQEACAKNGIEFIELPVAYDGLSVIISPQNNWVTCLTVAELKKMWEPEAQGVITNWKQIRDSFPDRPLVLFGAGTDSGTFDYFTEAINGKAKASRGDYQATEDDNVTIVGVSGDVNAIGYLGYAYVVENPGKIKPIAIDGGKGCVEPSFETIANGTYIPLSRPLFIYVNKKAAERPEVQAFVNYYLSPEFTPIIQTPQVGYVKLSDQLYTAIAKRFNDRVVGTLVKPGEEVGLTLDRYLGK, from the coding sequence ATGGTACGAAACGTGAAACGATGGATCTACGGTCTTATGTTGATGGCACTGATCGTGCCGGTGATCGCAGCTTGTGGCGGTCAGCCAACTGCTCAGCCCACGGCGGCGCCCGCACCCACGGCGGCGCCGGCACCCACAGCGGCGCCCGCGCCCACGGCGGCGCCCGCGCCCACGGCGGCGCCTGCACCTACAGCGGCTCCGGACTCTGGTCTAGCTAGCTTGAGCGGCGACATTCTCATCGATGGTTCATCGACAGTCTATCCGGTGACGGCGGCAGCCGCAGAAGAATTCTCGAAGCTCGCCCCGAATGTGCGGGTCAGTGTCGGAATTTCCGGTACCGGTGGCGGGTTCAAGAAGTTCTGCAACGGCGAGACCGACATCTCGAATGCGTCACGGCCAATCAGGCAGGAGGAACAAGAGGCCTGCGCCAAGAATGGCATTGAGTTCATTGAGCTACCGGTCGCTTACGATGGTCTCTCGGTGATTATCAGCCCACAGAACAATTGGGTGACCTGTCTGACCGTGGCCGAGCTGAAGAAGATGTGGGAACCAGAGGCGCAGGGCGTGATCACGAACTGGAAACAAATTCGTGACAGCTTCCCTGACCGACCGCTCGTGCTGTTCGGTGCGGGTACCGACTCTGGGACATTCGACTACTTCACCGAGGCGATTAACGGCAAGGCCAAGGCAAGCCGTGGCGATTACCAGGCCACCGAAGACGACAACGTGACGATTGTCGGCGTGAGTGGTGATGTCAATGCCATCGGGTATCTGGGCTACGCCTACGTCGTCGAGAACCCAGGCAAGATCAAGCCGATTGCTATCGACGGTGGCAAGGGCTGTGTCGAGCCGAGCTTCGAGACGATTGCCAACGGCACCTATATCCCGCTGTCACGTCCGTTGTTCATCTACGTGAACAAGAAGGCGGCTGAGCGGCCGGAGGTACAGGCGTTCGTCAATTACTACCTCAGCCCAGAGTTCACACCGATCATTCAGACCCCCCAGGTCGGCTATGTCAAGCTGTCAGACCAACTCTACACCGCCATTGCCAAGCGCTTTAACGACCGCGTCGTAGGCACGCTGGTGCGCCCCGGTGAGGAAGTCGGTCTCACACTTGATCGATACTTGACCGGTGAACTGCCATCGAGCGTACCAACCTTCGATTACACCAAGCTGAGCGGCGACATTCTCATCGATGGTTCATCGACGGTCTATCCGGTGACGGCGGCAGCCGCAGAAGAATTCTCGAAGCTCGCCCCGAATGTGCGGGTCAGTGTCGGAATTTCCGGTACCGGTGGCGGGTTCAAGAAGTTCTGCAACGGCGAGACCGACATCTCGAATGCGTCACGGCCAATCAGGCAGGAGGAACAAGAGGCCTGCGCCAAGAATGGCATTGAGTTCATTGAGCTACCGGTCGCTTACGATGGTCTCTCGGTGATTATCAGCCCACAGAACAATTGGGTGACCTGTCTGACCGTGGCCGAGCTGAAGAAGATGTGGGAACCAGAGGCGCAGGGCGTGATCACGAACTGGAAACAAATTCGTGACAGCTTCCCCGACCGACCGCTCGTGCTGTTCGGTGCGGGTACCGACTCTGGGACATTCGACTACTTCACCGAGGCGATTAACGGCAAGGCCAAGGCAAGCCGTGGCGATTACCAGGCCACCGAAGACGACAACGTGACGATTGTCGGCGTGAGTGGTGATGTCAATGCCATCGGGTATCTGGGCTACGCCTACGTCGTCGAGAACCCAGGCAAGATCAAGCCGATTGCTATCGACGGTGGCAAGGGCTGTGTCGAGCCGAGCTTCGAGACGATTGCCAACGGCACCTATATCCCGCTGTCACGTCCGTTGTTCATCTACGTGAACAAGAAGGCGGCTGAGCGGCCGGAGGTACAGGCGTTCGTCAATTACTACCTCAGCCCAGAGTTCACACCGATCATTCAGACCCCCCAGGTCGGCTATGTCAAGCTGTCAGACCAACTCTACACCGCCATTGCCAAGCGCTTTAACGACCGCGTTGTAGGCACGCTGGTGAAGCCCGGTGAAGAGGTTGGGTTAACACTTGACCGTTATTTAGGTAAGTAA